One Paraburkholderia dioscoreae DNA segment encodes these proteins:
- a CDS encoding peptidylprolyl isomerase codes for MVELHTNHGVIKLELDAEKAPKSVENFLNYVKAGHYDNTVFHRVIDGFMIQGGGFEPGMKQKPTAEPITNEANNGLKNVNGSIAMARTNDPHSATAQFFINVNDNDFLNHSSPTPQGWGYAVFGKVVEGMDIVEKIKKVKTGSKGFHQDVPADDVVIEKAVIVD; via the coding sequence ATGGTTGAACTGCATACGAACCACGGCGTCATCAAACTCGAACTGGACGCTGAAAAGGCGCCGAAATCGGTTGAGAACTTCCTCAACTACGTGAAGGCCGGCCACTACGACAACACGGTGTTTCACCGCGTGATCGACGGCTTCATGATCCAGGGCGGCGGCTTCGAGCCCGGCATGAAGCAGAAGCCGACGGCCGAGCCGATCACCAACGAAGCGAACAACGGTCTGAAGAACGTGAACGGCTCGATCGCGATGGCTCGCACGAACGACCCGCATTCGGCCACGGCGCAGTTCTTCATCAACGTGAACGACAACGACTTTCTGAACCATTCGTCGCCGACGCCGCAGGGCTGGGGCTACGCCGTGTTCGGCAAGGTGGTCGAAGGCATGGACATCGTCGAGAAGATCAAGAAGGTCAAGACGGGCTCGAAGGGCTTCCATCAGGACGTGCCGGCTGACGACGTGGTGATCGAAAAAGCTGTGATCGTCGACTGA
- a CDS encoding DNA-3-methyladenine glycosylase family protein — MATATKTPAKRAASQTNAAAAGKSTRTSARTGSGVLKKASSKAAGAVAETAAGASKKTSVKRALNGASVHAPVAKRAKASRAKSNGALPAELAGDVQELARVTGEGHEGEVVRKTRASATAGGEAASASEVAVPVQIGGLTPEVTRPAYWDKACADLVKRDRILKKLIPKFGPVHLLSRGDPFVTLARSVVGQQISVASAQAAWAKVEAACPKLVPQQFIKLGLEKLTTCGLSKRKAEYVLDLAQHFVSGALHVGKWTSMEDEAVIAELTQIRGIGRWTAEMFLIFNLSRPDVLPLDDLGLIRAISVNYFSGEPVTRSEAREVAANWEPWRTVATWYMWRSLDPLPVDY; from the coding sequence ATGGCAACGGCCACGAAGACGCCGGCTAAACGAGCCGCGTCTCAAACAAACGCGGCAGCCGCGGGAAAGTCGACACGCACGTCGGCTCGCACGGGCAGCGGCGTGTTAAAGAAAGCATCGTCGAAAGCCGCCGGGGCGGTGGCCGAGACCGCAGCGGGCGCATCGAAAAAGACTTCGGTCAAGCGCGCGCTCAACGGCGCGTCGGTACATGCGCCTGTCGCGAAACGCGCGAAGGCGTCGCGTGCAAAGAGCAATGGCGCATTGCCGGCCGAACTGGCCGGCGACGTGCAGGAACTGGCCCGTGTGACAGGCGAGGGGCACGAAGGCGAAGTCGTGCGCAAGACGCGCGCATCCGCTACCGCGGGGGGCGAAGCGGCGAGCGCGAGCGAAGTCGCGGTGCCGGTGCAGATCGGCGGCCTCACGCCCGAGGTTACGCGGCCGGCGTATTGGGACAAGGCGTGTGCCGACCTTGTCAAGCGCGATCGTATTCTGAAGAAGCTGATTCCGAAGTTCGGTCCGGTGCATCTGTTGAGCCGCGGCGATCCGTTCGTCACGCTCGCGCGCTCGGTGGTGGGGCAGCAGATTTCGGTCGCGTCAGCACAAGCAGCGTGGGCGAAAGTCGAGGCCGCCTGCCCGAAGCTGGTGCCGCAGCAGTTCATCAAGCTCGGTCTGGAAAAGCTGACTACATGCGGGTTGTCCAAACGCAAAGCCGAGTACGTGCTCGATCTCGCGCAGCATTTCGTTTCGGGTGCGTTGCACGTCGGCAAATGGACGTCGATGGAAGACGAGGCGGTGATCGCCGAGCTCACGCAGATTCGCGGCATCGGCCGCTGGACGGCGGAGATGTTCCTGATCTTCAATCTGTCGCGCCCGGATGTCCTGCCGCTCGACGACCTGGGACTGATCCGTGCGATCAGCGTCAACTATTTCAGCGGTGAGCCGGTCACGCGCAGCGAAGCGCGCGAAGTCGCCGCCAACTGGGAGCCGTGGCGTACCGTCGCCACCTGGTATATGTGGCGTAGTCTGGACCCGCTGCCGGTCGACTACTGA
- a CDS encoding tetratricopeptide repeat protein, which produces MKPSSGRARSAATLAATAFGSVARGVTHGMSGGVAPGATRALALRITLAVALATVPAAAAFAQKTATLPQGPAVRDNTPEIDASIAQKNWAASLTQLDARIASNPRDAQAKFKRGTVLAHLGRDDEAITAFTELTQTYPELPEPYNNLAALYAKQGRYAEARAALETATKVNPGYGLAYENLGDLYLRMANEAYRRAQSLGKVSPTTTQRLADIQKVISPVRTHAPAQQAATAEDNYTARATSNMNMTQTPSFQYGGANGSLAMPPYMAPSK; this is translated from the coding sequence ATGAAACCTTCAAGCGGCCGCGCGCGCAGCGCTGCGACCCTCGCCGCGACGGCCTTTGGTAGCGTCGCGCGCGGCGTGACGCACGGCATGAGCGGCGGCGTTGCGCCCGGCGCGACCCGTGCCCTCGCTTTGCGCATCACCCTGGCTGTGGCCCTTGCGACCGTGCCGGCAGCGGCCGCCTTTGCGCAGAAGACCGCCACGCTGCCGCAAGGTCCCGCCGTGCGCGACAACACGCCGGAAATCGACGCGTCGATCGCGCAGAAAAACTGGGCCGCCTCCTTGACCCAGCTCGACGCGCGCATCGCCTCGAATCCGCGCGACGCGCAAGCGAAGTTCAAGCGCGGCACGGTGCTCGCCCACCTGGGCCGCGACGACGAAGCCATCACCGCGTTCACCGAACTCACGCAAACCTACCCCGAGTTGCCCGAGCCGTATAACAACCTCGCCGCGCTGTACGCGAAGCAAGGCCGTTATGCCGAAGCGCGCGCCGCGCTCGAAACGGCGACCAAGGTCAACCCGGGCTACGGCCTCGCATACGAAAATCTCGGCGACCTGTATCTGCGTATGGCCAACGAAGCCTATCGCCGCGCGCAGAGCCTCGGCAAGGTGAGCCCCACCACCACGCAGCGCCTCGCGGACATCCAGAAGGTCATCTCGCCGGTCAGAACCCACGCGCCGGCACAGCAGGCCGCCACCGCGGAAGACAACTACACCGCGCGCGCCACCTCGAACATGAACATGACGCAGACGCCGAGCTTCCAGTACGGCGGCGCGAACGGCTCGCTCGCCATGCCGCCCTACATGGCGCCGTCGAAGTAA
- a CDS encoding UDP-2,3-diacylglucosamine diphosphatase, whose translation MLQETPLRSVAAGVPGEGKRPHAARPFFFLSDLHLSEAIPHTVAAFEHFIRVTAEQADSVFILGDLFEYWIGDDMLVEPFVARMAALLHTLSERGIALYVMHGNRDFLLGKRFMRAAGAIWLPDPFVITAFGTRIALAHGDGLCTADRGYQMFRRLGRSRFAQMLFLAWPFRWRQKLAENMRSKSEQGRARPVSPKYDVTAAAVGALFKSSKTATIIHGHTHRPARHREPGGTRWVLPDWDLDHGERRGGYLRIDAEGIRALPLD comes from the coding sequence ATGCTGCAAGAAACGCCGCTGCGAAGCGTCGCCGCGGGCGTGCCTGGCGAGGGCAAGCGCCCGCACGCCGCACGCCCGTTTTTTTTCCTCTCCGATCTTCACTTGAGCGAGGCGATTCCGCATACGGTCGCCGCGTTCGAGCATTTCATCCGCGTCACCGCCGAGCAGGCCGATTCGGTTTTCATCCTCGGCGACCTGTTCGAGTACTGGATCGGCGACGACATGCTCGTCGAGCCGTTCGTCGCGCGTATGGCGGCGCTGCTGCACACATTGTCCGAGCGCGGCATTGCGCTCTACGTCATGCACGGCAACCGCGATTTTCTGCTGGGCAAGCGTTTCATGAGAGCGGCCGGCGCGATCTGGCTACCCGACCCTTTCGTGATCACCGCATTCGGCACGCGTATCGCGCTCGCGCACGGCGACGGGCTGTGCACCGCGGATCGCGGCTATCAAATGTTCCGACGTCTTGGGCGCAGCCGTTTCGCGCAGATGCTTTTTCTGGCGTGGCCGTTCCGCTGGCGTCAGAAGCTCGCCGAGAACATGCGCTCGAAAAGCGAACAAGGCCGCGCGCGGCCGGTTTCGCCGAAGTACGACGTGACGGCCGCGGCGGTGGGCGCGTTGTTCAAGTCGTCGAAAACGGCGACCATCATTCATGGGCACACGCACCGGCCGGCGCGGCATCGCGAACCGGGCGGCACGCGCTGGGTTCTGCCGGATTGGGATCTGGACCACGGCGAGCGCCGTGGCGGGTATCTGCGTATCGATGCTGAAGGGATTCGGGCGCTGCCGCTGGATTGA
- a CDS encoding peptidylprolyl isomerase, translating into MKWLMLALGSAALIANAPAFAQSGSQAAHPSVLFKTSEGDIRVELYPEKAPKTVANFLDYVKSGQYSGTIFHRVIRGFMIQGGGYTQSFAEKPTRAPIVLESRNGLKNTTGTLAMARTSDPNSATAQFFINTVDNAGLDYPNPDGNGYAVFGKVTGGMDVVKKIEGTPTTSRGPMSDVPQKPVVIESATVVGK; encoded by the coding sequence ATGAAATGGTTGATGTTGGCGCTCGGCAGCGCCGCCCTGATCGCAAACGCGCCCGCCTTTGCCCAGTCCGGTTCGCAAGCCGCGCATCCGTCCGTCCTCTTCAAGACATCGGAAGGCGACATTCGTGTCGAGTTGTATCCCGAGAAAGCGCCCAAGACGGTCGCCAACTTCCTCGACTACGTGAAGTCCGGCCAGTACAGCGGCACGATTTTCCATCGCGTGATTCGCGGCTTCATGATTCAGGGCGGCGGCTATACGCAGAGTTTCGCTGAGAAGCCCACGCGCGCTCCGATCGTGCTCGAAAGCCGTAACGGTCTGAAGAACACGACCGGCACGCTCGCCATGGCGCGCACCAGCGATCCGAATTCGGCCACCGCGCAGTTCTTCATCAACACGGTGGACAATGCCGGCCTCGACTATCCGAATCCGGACGGCAACGGCTATGCGGTGTTCGGCAAGGTCACGGGCGGCATGGACGTCGTGAAGAAGATCGAAGGCACACCCACCACCTCGCGCGGCCCGATGAGCGACGTGCCGCAAAAGCCGGTCGTGATCGAGTCGGCAACGGTCGTCGGCAAGTAA
- the cysS gene encoding cysteine--tRNA ligase has product MESLRIYNTLARDKQTFVPLQDGVVRMYVCGMTVYDYCHVGHARVMVVFDIVQRWLRTLGYDVTYVRNITDIDDKIIRRAVENGETIKSLTDRFIKALHEDADALGIQRPDIEPRATDFIPQMLGMIERLEANGYAYQASDGDVNYAVRKFANYGKLSGKSLEDLRAGERVAANDAKQDPLDFVLWKQAKPDEPADTGWDSKYGRGRPGWHIECSAMGCTLLGEHFDIHGGGQDLQFPHHENEIAQSEAATGQTFVNFWMHNGYVQIDNEKMSKSLNNFFTIREVLAQYDAEVVRFFIARAHYRSPLNYSDVHIDDARNALTRLYTALKDVTPDGAELDWNEAYAQRFQAAMNDDFNTPVAVSVLFELASEVNRTRDSALARQLRSLGAVIGLLGREPRAYLQQAAGTAAVGALEAAAIEAKIAARAAAKQSKDFAAADRIRSELLEAGVALEDKPGGLTEWRRV; this is encoded by the coding sequence ATGGAATCACTGCGCATCTACAACACGCTCGCGCGTGACAAGCAAACTTTCGTGCCGCTGCAAGACGGTGTCGTGCGGATGTACGTCTGCGGGATGACCGTGTACGACTATTGTCACGTCGGTCATGCGCGGGTCATGGTCGTGTTCGACATCGTGCAGCGCTGGTTGCGCACGCTCGGCTACGACGTGACCTACGTGCGCAACATCACCGACATCGACGACAAGATCATCCGGCGCGCGGTCGAGAATGGCGAAACGATCAAATCGCTGACCGACCGCTTCATCAAGGCACTGCATGAAGACGCGGACGCGCTCGGCATCCAGCGGCCCGACATCGAGCCACGCGCCACGGATTTTATTCCGCAGATGCTCGGCATGATCGAGCGGCTCGAGGCGAACGGCTACGCCTATCAGGCGAGCGACGGCGACGTGAACTACGCGGTGCGCAAGTTCGCGAACTACGGCAAGCTCTCGGGCAAGTCGCTCGAAGATCTGCGCGCGGGCGAGCGCGTCGCCGCGAACGACGCGAAGCAGGATCCGCTCGACTTCGTGCTGTGGAAACAGGCCAAGCCCGACGAGCCCGCCGACACCGGCTGGGATTCGAAGTACGGGCGCGGCCGTCCGGGCTGGCATATCGAATGCTCGGCGATGGGCTGCACGTTGCTCGGCGAACATTTTGACATTCATGGTGGCGGCCAGGATCTGCAGTTTCCGCACCACGAAAACGAGATTGCGCAAAGTGAAGCTGCCACCGGTCAAACCTTCGTCAATTTCTGGATGCACAACGGCTACGTACAGATCGACAATGAGAAGATGTCGAAGTCGTTGAACAACTTCTTTACGATTCGCGAAGTATTGGCGCAGTACGATGCCGAGGTCGTGCGGTTTTTCATCGCGCGCGCGCATTACCGCTCGCCGCTGAACTACAGCGACGTGCATATCGACGACGCCCGCAACGCCCTCACGCGTCTGTACACCGCGCTGAAGGACGTCACGCCTGACGGCGCGGAACTCGACTGGAACGAAGCGTATGCGCAGCGTTTCCAGGCAGCAATGAACGACGACTTCAACACGCCGGTTGCGGTATCGGTGTTGTTCGAGTTGGCAAGTGAAGTGAACCGCACGCGCGACTCCGCGCTGGCCCGTCAATTGCGTTCGCTTGGCGCGGTGATCGGACTGCTCGGCCGCGAGCCGCGTGCCTACCTGCAGCAGGCGGCGGGCACAGCGGCCGTGGGCGCGCTCGAGGCCGCAGCGATCGAAGCGAAGATTGCCGCGCGCGCGGCCGCGAAGCAGTCGAAGGACTTTGCGGCGGCAGACCGGATCCGGTCCGAATTGCTCGAGGCCGGCGTTGCACTTGAAGACAAACCCGGCGGGTTGACCGAGTGGCGGCGCGTGTGA